A section of the Paenibacillus yonginensis genome encodes:
- a CDS encoding class I SAM-dependent rRNA methyltransferase, translating into MAAVILQRSRKKRLEQGHPWVYKSEIDRVEEGALPGDLVEVVNHQGRYLATGYYNPASQITVRIVSYKPIQAMDTAFFVERFTDCLRHRSRFVQEDAYRLVYGEADFLPGLIVDRFGDVLVIQLLTLGMDKHRDEIVEALVQVLQPQGIYERSDVGVREIEGLEQVKGPLYGDCPRHVTVTENGLLISVDIVEGQKTGYFFDQRENRASIAPLMLGWGEKSGIRLQELEDPEAGTRLVPVNKSGKEVTFPYWDGATVLECFSHTGSFTLHACKYGAKKVTCLDISEHAIESARENVKLNGFEDRVEFVVADAFDYLRSQVKGQEERKARAEGKVDTSTPLAPGTGRTWDVVILDPPAFAKTRKAVAGACRGYKDINLHGMKLVNEGGYLVTASCSYHMRPDLFLSTIAEAAEDAGKILRLVEWRAAGKDHPQILGVDEGHYLKFAIFEVRSKI; encoded by the coding sequence ATGGCAGCAGTAATTTTGCAGCGCAGCCGCAAGAAAAGGCTGGAACAGGGACATCCCTGGGTTTATAAAAGTGAGATTGACCGGGTGGAAGAAGGAGCGCTTCCAGGCGATCTGGTAGAGGTCGTGAACCATCAGGGACGTTATTTGGCAACCGGCTATTATAACCCGGCATCCCAGATTACAGTGCGGATCGTTTCATATAAGCCGATTCAGGCGATGGATACGGCTTTTTTTGTTGAACGGTTCACCGATTGCCTCCGACATCGCAGCCGGTTTGTCCAGGAAGACGCCTACCGGCTCGTGTATGGGGAAGCTGATTTTCTGCCGGGACTGATCGTGGACCGCTTTGGCGATGTTCTGGTCATACAGCTGCTTACGCTGGGCATGGATAAACACCGGGATGAGATCGTGGAGGCGCTGGTGCAGGTTCTACAGCCACAAGGCATCTACGAGCGCAGCGATGTCGGCGTCCGGGAGATCGAAGGCCTTGAACAGGTGAAAGGACCTTTATACGGCGACTGCCCGCGTCATGTGACCGTAACGGAGAACGGCCTTTTGATCTCCGTAGACATCGTGGAAGGACAGAAGACCGGCTATTTCTTTGATCAGCGGGAGAACCGCGCCTCCATCGCTCCGCTTATGCTGGGCTGGGGGGAGAAAAGCGGCATCCGGCTTCAGGAGCTGGAAGATCCGGAAGCCGGAACCCGCCTGGTGCCTGTGAACAAAAGCGGCAAAGAAGTGACGTTTCCTTATTGGGACGGTGCGACCGTGCTGGAGTGCTTCTCACACACCGGCAGCTTCACGCTGCATGCCTGCAAATACGGAGCCAAGAAGGTCACTTGTCTCGACATCTCCGAGCATGCCATCGAAAGCGCCCGCGAGAACGTAAAGCTGAACGGGTTCGAAGACCGGGTCGAGTTTGTGGTAGCCGATGCTTTTGATTACCTGCGAAGTCAGGTCAAAGGCCAGGAAGAACGTAAAGCCCGGGCTGAGGGCAAAGTGGACACGTCAACACCGCTTGCGCCCGGCACAGGCCGGACTTGGGATGTGGTTATTCTTGATCCGCCGGCTTTTGCCAAAACAAGAAAAGCGGTGGCCGGTGCCTGCCGGGGTTACAAGGATATCAACCTGCATGGCATGAAGCTGGTTAACGAGGGCGGGTATCTGGTTACGGCCAGCTGCTCCTACCACATGCGTCCCGACCTGTTCCTGAGCACGATCGCCGAGGCGGCAGAGGATGCGGGGAAAATTCTGAGACTGGTGGAATGGCGGGCGGCAGGCAAGGATCATCCGCAAATTTTAGGCGTGGATGAAGGCCACTATCTGAAATTCGCTATTTTTGAGGTGCGCAGCAAAATTTAA
- a CDS encoding Na/Pi cotransporter family protein, producing MFREMIIPLIFGLALFIFGMKMMELALQAWAGPVLTKLLNTVSATPLKGMVFSTAVTALLQSSTAVTVMTIGLVNAGLLTYGRTLGIILGGNIGTCLTTELIALHISSFGLPLLLLSLCIWFAAVVLHEKLPFRLQKHASLMISTQHAALAAAGFSIVLTAIAWMQSTGEALQTYGLIDWFTKRAESSILWGVAAGAVLAAVVHSSAAVIGLAMGLAAAGALPVPLGIAVVLGSNVGTCVTAVIASIGGTRSGRFVAWSHIVLNVGGCLLFLPFIRELGAASAWMTSDASAMIAHSQTLFNLLSSLIALPLCYLPVWKRLDKLA from the coding sequence GTGTTCCGCGAAATGATCATCCCGCTGATCTTTGGACTGGCCCTCTTTATATTTGGCATGAAAATGATGGAGCTGGCTTTGCAGGCCTGGGCAGGACCGGTACTGACAAAGCTGCTGAACACGGTCTCCGCTACCCCTCTTAAAGGAATGGTGTTCAGTACGGCCGTGACCGCTCTGCTGCAGAGCAGCACCGCCGTTACCGTGATGACGATCGGCCTTGTCAATGCCGGTCTGCTGACCTATGGCCGGACGCTGGGGATCATTCTCGGCGGCAATATCGGCACCTGCCTGACCACTGAGCTGATCGCCCTGCATATTTCCTCTTTTGGACTTCCGCTGCTCCTGCTTTCTTTATGCATCTGGTTTGCCGCTGTCGTCCTGCATGAAAAATTACCGTTCCGGCTGCAAAAACACGCCTCTCTGATGATTTCCACCCAGCACGCAGCCCTGGCGGCGGCAGGATTCAGCATCGTGCTTACAGCCATTGCCTGGATGCAAAGCACGGGCGAAGCCCTGCAAACCTACGGCTTGATCGACTGGTTCACTAAACGTGCCGAAAGCAGCATCCTGTGGGGCGTAGCCGCCGGCGCCGTTTTGGCTGCAGTCGTTCACAGCAGCGCAGCCGTGATCGGGCTTGCTATGGGACTGGCTGCTGCCGGTGCCCTGCCCGTGCCGCTCGGCATCGCCGTTGTACTTGGTTCCAACGTCGGCACCTGCGTGACGGCCGTGATCGCCTCGATCGGCGGAACCCGCTCCGGCCGCTTTGTGGCCTGGTCCCATATTGTGCTGAATGTTGGAGGCTGTCTGCTGTTCCTGCCCTTTATCCGCGAGCTTGGAGCAGCCTCCGCCTGGATGACCTCCGATGCTTCGGCGATGATCGCCCACAGCCAAACTTTGTTTAATTTGTTAAGCTCCCTGATCGCCCTGCCCTTGTGTTATCTGCCTGTATGGAAGCGGCTGGACAAACTCGCCTAG
- a CDS encoding NUDIX hydrolase, whose translation MAHKEISAGGVVYRREGGQLQIQLITDRYGKMSFAKGKQEPGETVEETALREIWEETGVHGVIVQPIDIIAYQYEHAEFGLVDKEVHYYLVESTQGELKAQIEEIRGVDWYEPKEAWEKQRTSGYDNNDFILEKGLKLLGVEV comes from the coding sequence ATGGCACATAAAGAAATTTCGGCCGGAGGCGTCGTTTATCGCCGGGAAGGCGGACAGCTTCAAATCCAGCTTATTACAGACCGTTACGGCAAGATGTCTTTCGCCAAAGGCAAACAGGAGCCGGGCGAAACGGTTGAGGAAACCGCGCTTAGAGAGATTTGGGAAGAAACGGGCGTTCATGGCGTTATCGTCCAGCCTATTGATATCATTGCTTATCAATATGAACATGCCGAATTTGGGTTAGTTGATAAGGAAGTCCATTATTACCTGGTCGAAAGCACTCAAGGCGAGCTGAAAGCCCAGATTGAGGAAATCCGCGGCGTAGACTGGTATGAACCAAAGGAGGCCTGGGAGAAGCAGCGTACCTCCGGCTATGATAATAATGACTTTATTTTGGAAAAAGGGCTGAAGCTGCTTGGCGTTGAAGTCTAG
- the mtaB gene encoding tRNA (N(6)-L-threonylcarbamoyladenosine(37)-C(2))-methylthiotransferase MtaB — protein sequence MPSVAFYTLGCKVNFYDTEAIWQLFKNEGYEQVDFEQTADVYLINTCTVTNTGDKKSRQIIRRAVRRNPDAIIAVTGCYAQTSPAEIMDIPGVDLVIGTQDRDKILDYVREIQSKRQPINAVRNIMKTREFEELDVPNFTDHTRAFLKIQEGCNNFCTFCIIPWSRGLSRSRDPKSVIAQARQLVASGYKEIVLTGIHTGGYGDDLDDYKLADLLWDLDKVEGLERVRISSIEASQIDDRVLEVLKKSPKMCRHFHIPLQAGNDEVLKRMRRKYTIAEFEEKIRKIREFMPDVAITTDIIVGFPGETDEHYRDGFEAIKRIGFSELHVFPYSKRTGTPAARMEDQVDEEVKHTRVHELIDLSEQMQLAYAEKFVGEVLEVIPERDEKGQYGPGRAMGMSDNYLQVVFDTAEDLTGRLCRVKVTQAGVNGCEGTLVRILDELPEAAGR from the coding sequence ATGCCATCTGTAGCTTTTTATACGCTTGGATGTAAAGTTAACTTTTATGATACAGAAGCCATTTGGCAGCTGTTTAAAAACGAAGGATACGAGCAGGTGGACTTTGAGCAGACCGCTGACGTCTATCTGATCAATACCTGTACGGTAACCAATACCGGGGATAAGAAAAGCCGGCAAATTATCCGCCGCGCGGTTCGGCGCAACCCGGACGCGATTATCGCCGTAACCGGATGTTACGCGCAAACCTCGCCGGCTGAAATTATGGACATTCCGGGTGTGGACCTTGTCATCGGCACCCAGGACCGGGACAAAATTCTGGATTACGTCAGGGAAATTCAAAGCAAACGCCAGCCGATCAATGCGGTTCGCAATATTATGAAAACCCGTGAATTTGAGGAGCTGGACGTTCCAAACTTTACAGATCATACCCGGGCTTTCCTGAAAATCCAGGAAGGCTGCAACAACTTCTGCACCTTCTGTATCATTCCTTGGTCCCGCGGATTGTCGCGCAGCCGTGATCCCAAGAGCGTTATCGCTCAAGCGAGACAGCTTGTCGCTTCAGGATATAAAGAAATCGTATTGACCGGCATCCATACCGGCGGCTACGGCGATGATCTGGACGATTATAAGTTGGCCGATCTGCTGTGGGATCTGGATAAAGTGGAAGGGCTGGAGCGCGTCCGGATCAGTTCGATCGAAGCCAGCCAAATCGACGACAGAGTGCTTGAGGTGCTTAAGAAATCACCCAAAATGTGCCGTCATTTCCACATTCCGCTTCAGGCCGGCAACGACGAAGTGCTGAAACGGATGAGACGGAAATACACGATTGCCGAGTTTGAGGAGAAGATCCGTAAAATCCGCGAATTTATGCCGGACGTAGCCATTACTACCGATATCATCGTAGGTTTCCCGGGCGAAACGGACGAGCATTATCGCGACGGCTTTGAGGCTATCAAGCGGATCGGCTTCTCCGAGCTGCACGTCTTCCCTTATTCCAAACGGACGGGCACTCCTGCTGCACGTATGGAGGATCAGGTGGATGAAGAAGTGAAGCATACACGCGTGCATGAGCTGATCGACCTGTCCGAGCAAATGCAGCTGGCTTATGCCGAGAAGTTTGTCGGCGAGGTGCTTGAAGTCATTCCGGAACGCGATGAGAAAGGCCAATATGGTCCTGGCCGCGCAATGGGCATGAGCGACAACTATCTGCAGGTTGTATTTGATACGGCCGAAGATTTAACCGGACGTTTGTGCCGGGTCAAGGTAACCCAAGCAGGCGTGAACGGCTGCGAAGGAACGCTCGTCCGCATTCTGGACGAGCTGCCTGAAGCTGCCGGGCGGTAA
- a CDS encoding 16S rRNA (uracil(1498)-N(3))-methyltransferase, with product MQRYFIPPEQFGEQQVQVTGEDARHITKVMRGKPGDKVIVSDGQGRVVLAELSLLEPEGVTAVILETMEDTSEPRVKVDIAQSLPKGDKMETVIQKCTEIGAAAFVPFLSERTIVQYDERKEEKRIARWSKIAKEAAEQAHRSRIPDVEQPVKWKRLLELFDGYDLVCMCYEKELGEQLRDIVQPFVGSLGPEVSSRVLVVVGPEGGFTEEEVAEAEAAGAKSVGLGRRILRTETAGMAALTCILYETGEMGGV from the coding sequence ATGCAGCGTTATTTTATTCCGCCTGAGCAGTTCGGAGAGCAGCAGGTGCAGGTCACGGGCGAAGATGCACGCCATATCACAAAAGTGATGCGCGGCAAACCCGGAGACAAGGTCATTGTCAGCGATGGACAAGGCCGTGTGGTGCTGGCAGAGCTGTCTTTGCTGGAGCCTGAGGGTGTAACCGCGGTTATTCTGGAGACAATGGAGGATACCAGCGAACCCCGGGTCAAGGTGGATATAGCCCAAAGTCTGCCGAAAGGCGATAAAATGGAGACGGTCATCCAGAAGTGTACGGAGATCGGAGCGGCCGCCTTCGTGCCGTTTCTGTCGGAGCGGACGATCGTGCAGTACGATGAGCGCAAGGAAGAGAAGCGGATTGCGCGCTGGAGCAAGATCGCCAAAGAAGCGGCCGAGCAGGCCCATCGGAGCCGTATTCCTGACGTGGAACAGCCGGTGAAATGGAAGCGGCTGCTGGAGCTTTTTGACGGCTATGATCTGGTGTGCATGTGTTATGAAAAAGAACTTGGCGAACAGTTAAGAGACATTGTTCAGCCGTTTGTCGGTTCGCTGGGACCTGAGGTCTCCAGCCGTGTGCTGGTGGTTGTAGGTCCGGAAGGCGGATTTACCGAAGAGGAAGTGGCCGAGGCAGAAGCAGCTGGCGCGAAATCGGTTGGACTCGGCAGACGAATTTTGAGAACGGAAACGGCCGGCATGGCCGCCCTGACCTGCATATTATATGAAACCGGAGAAATGGGGGGAGTTTAG
- a CDS encoding site-2 protease family protein codes for MGFLNSIFAFPLDVLPFILVVILIAFTFHEFAHAYTAYKFGDPTAKMLGRVTLNPASHIELFGTLMILLLGFGWARPVPVNRDNFSKPRLMGIIVSFVGPLSNLVIGFVATIVYVALINAGVIGGEGASRFQVAVQLFLYYLSILNIGLFLFNLLPLPPLDGYRIVEDLVPRRIRPMLQQYEQWASLIFLLFVFIPPLRAVTIAPLYGLIYHIFHAFTRVSLSLFG; via the coding sequence ATGGGTTTCCTGAATTCCATTTTTGCTTTTCCTCTGGATGTGCTGCCTTTTATATTGGTAGTCATTCTTATTGCTTTTACGTTCCATGAGTTTGCCCACGCCTATACGGCCTATAAATTTGGTGATCCAACGGCCAAAATGCTGGGGAGGGTGACTTTAAACCCGGCTTCGCATATCGAGCTGTTTGGTACCCTGATGATCCTGCTGCTCGGTTTTGGCTGGGCCCGTCCTGTTCCGGTGAACAGGGACAACTTCAGCAAACCTCGTCTGATGGGGATTATTGTTTCGTTCGTTGGTCCTTTAAGCAACCTGGTGATTGGATTCGTAGCTACCATTGTTTATGTGGCTTTGATTAACGCAGGTGTGATCGGGGGAGAGGGGGCTTCCCGCTTCCAGGTTGCCGTGCAGCTGTTCCTGTACTATTTGAGCATTTTGAATATCGGCCTGTTTTTGTTCAACCTGCTGCCGCTGCCTCCGCTCGACGGTTACCGGATTGTCGAGGATCTTGTTCCACGGCGCATCCGGCCGATGCTGCAGCAATACGAGCAATGGGCTTCTTTGATTTTCCTGCTGTTCGTGTTTATTCCGCCTTTAAGGGCGGTAACGATAGCTCCTTTATACGGATTGATTTATCATATTTTTCATGCGTTTACCCGCGTGTCTTTAAGTTTGTTTGGCTGA